One genomic window of Triticum urartu cultivar G1812 unplaced genomic scaffold, Tu2.1 TuUngrouped_contig_4824, whole genome shotgun sequence includes the following:
- the LOC125528371 gene encoding uncharacterized protein LOC125528371 isoform X2, with protein sequence MSVSASWVPMPLLRVGRPVAVGKGPLFSSMLAFSSSHASHSVHARFAHCCALYSSPRFIPFERPVLRLCHPFLHGCCWLSLLGFHVGSFVGAWVVPSLLSSSYQWTQKRYVPYFLRPENIPSMTRLKNSRMRDEVASMEVTHSQFSSYAAWYKQYENSRHGSEVYWL encoded by the exons ATGTCGGTGTCTGCTTCGTGGGTTCCGATGCCGCTCTTGCGAGTTGGGCGTCCCGTTGCGGTGGGCAAGGGCCCCCTTTTCTCTTCGATGTTGGCCTTTTCTTCTTCTCATGCTTCTCATTCTGTGCACGCTCGCTTCGCCCACTGCTGCGCGCTCTATTCGTCGCCTCGCTTCATCCCGTTCGAGCGCCCTGTCCTCCGGCTCTGCCATCCGTTCCTCCATGGGTGCTGTTGGTTGAG CTTGCTTGGATTTCACGTTGGCTCTTTCGTAGGAGCGTGGGTGGTTCCGTCCTTGCTGTCCAG CAGCTACCAATGGACGCAGAAGAGATACGTGCCATATTTTCTCCGGCCGGAGAACATTCCGTCAATGACCAGACTAAAGAACAGCCGGATGAGG GATGAAGTGGCAAGCATGGAAGTAACCCACAGTCAGTTTTCTTCATATGCGGCATGGTACAAACAATATGAGAATTCACGGCACGGTTCTGAG